Proteins encoded in a region of the Triplophysa rosa linkage group LG14, Trosa_1v2, whole genome shotgun sequence genome:
- the LOC130564709 gene encoding PHD finger protein 3-like, whose product MKISSDKPAELARRTEKELFALFQGVDSKYKNKYRSLTFNLKDAKNNVLFKRVLKGEVSPADLVRMTAEELASKELAAWRQRENRHTIEMIEKEQREAERRPITKITHKGEIEIENQEPAKAPEAIEAEPEPVPKATEVPEENPPETVAKKADSPKKSIDTTSLHKSHLFDLNCKICTGRMPPPSEEPNTKVVKVATTVVRRQSSAADESQQSTTSSSALIDDLSLRAMEEGLLNLFPETRSDSLSTKEDTATFLSNLENLWGGFVDMHAVAKFLTKAYPVSGILDHLTQDLPENIQVGGRISPQIVWDYVEKIRASGTKVGMFILLFLL is encoded by the exons ATGAAGATTTCTTCGGACAAGCCCGCCGAGTTGGCCCGAAGGACGGAGAAAGAGCTTTTCGCTCTGTTTCAGGGCGTTGacagtaaatacaaaaataaatacagaagtTTGACATTCAACCTGAAAGATGCCAAAAATAAT GTGTTATTCAAGCGTGTGCTAAAAGGGGAAGTGTCCCCTGCGGATTTGGTGCGTATGACTGCAGAAGAGCTGGCCTCTAAGGAACTTGCTGCTTGGAGACAAAGAGAGAATCGACAT ACGATTGAAATGATCGAGAAAGAGCAGCGAGAAGCAGAGAGACGCCCCATCACTAAAATCACCCACAAAGGGGAAATTGAAATAGAGAACCAGGAACCTGCCAAGGCACCGGAGGCCATAGAGGCTGAG CCCGAGCCGGTGCCGAAAGCAACAGAAGTGCCCGAGGAAAACCCCCCCGAGACAGTAGCAAAGAAAGCAGACAGTCCTAAGAAATCTATCGATACCACCAGCTTGCACAAGTCTCATCTTTTTGACCTCAACTGCAAAATCTGCACAG GCCGTATGCCTCCACCTTCAGAGGAACCCAATACAAAGGTGGTGAAAGTGGCTACAACAGTGGTGAGGAGGCAGTCTAGTGCTGCAGACGAATCTCAGCAATCCACAACATCTTCATCAGCACTGATAGATGATCTCTCTTTAAGAGCCATGGAGGAAGGCCTTCTCAATTTGTTTCCTGAAACCAG GTCAGATAGTCTGAGTACCAAAGAAGATACAGCTACGTTTCTCAGCAACTTGGAGAATCTGTGGGGCGGTTTTGTTGACATGCATGCTGTAGCCAAGTTTCTAACAAAAGCTTATCCGGTCTCTGGGATACTGGACCACCTTACACAG GATTTGCCTGAGAACATTCAAGTAGGTGGACGAATTTCCCCTCAAATAGTCTGGGACTATGTTGAAAAGATTCGGGCTTCTGGGACAAAGGTGGGAATGTTTATTCTCTTATTTCTCCTATAA